A region of Antedon mediterranea chromosome 8, ecAntMedi1.1, whole genome shotgun sequence DNA encodes the following proteins:
- the LOC140056631 gene encoding galactosylceramide sulfotransferase-like gives MSEMFKAKPLFLVLLTFVTLTGIYQIRKLQLFQKCTDSRYYVGLNSSWRRHIPLIEPKHANSTTKPTEIACKPYQHIVLLKTHKTGSTTMSLILQRYGFLRNLTFASPKRGHIISHTHFNRKQVLPGTYDLLVNHVRYNRTEMEAVMKPDTKYITIIRDPSTQLESVFGYFQLFNPLHLQNEQNPYRTFMSKPQYFLDRYPEFRQRSYLRNPLLYDFGLDHVQQLNRTLLNETIRKIETEFDLIMLQEYFNESLLLLKKLFCWEWDDILYITKTVRIASLRYNVSDKIREDARKWCASDAQLYDHFKVILLEKLKNYGPELEKDLKILEFKLNQTMYECTLPDKTPNIKDRSYWPIANLKHNNTLCPYMMKSAKEFARTVRNKQIVKSSVKTKKVLKPLSLTRRKRNKKLSRRRKKNG, from the coding sequence TAGGTTTGAACTCAAGTTGGAGAAGGCACATTCCATTGATTGAACCCAAACACGCCAATTCTACAACTAAACCAACTGAGATTGCATGCAAGCCGTACCAACATATTGTCTTATTAAAGACACACAAAACTGGAAGTACCACAATGAGCTTAATCTTGCAGAGATATGGATTTTTACGAAATTTAACTTTTGCATCACCTAAACGCGGACATATAATTAGCCACACACACTTTAACAGAAAACAGGTACTTCCAGGCACCTACGATTTACTGGTGAACCATGTAAGGTACAACCGAACAGAAATGGAAGCCGTAATGAAACCAGATACTAAATACATAACAATTATTAGAGATCCTTCTACGCAATTGGAGTCTGTCTTTGGATACTTTCAGCTTTTTAATCCGTTGCATTTACAAAATGAACAGAATCCATATCGAACATTTATGTCCAAACCACAATATTTTCTTGATCGATATCCAGAATTTCGACAAAGATCTTACTTAAGAAATCCTCTTCTGTATGATTTTGGACTGGATCACGTTCAACAATTGAACCGAACATTGTTAAACGAAACCATAAGAAAAATAGAAACGGAATTTGATCTTATAATGTTGCAAGAGTATTTCAATGAGTCTTTACTACTGTTGAAGAAGCTTTTCTGTTGGGAATGGgatgatatattatatattacaaaGACAGTAAGGATTGCAAGTTTAAGGTACAATGTTTCAGATAAAATTCGTGAAGATGCCAGAAAATGGTGCGCGTCAGATGCCCAGCTATATGACCATTTCAAAGTTATACTTTTAGAAAAACTTAAAAATTACGGTCCGGAATTGGAAAAGGATTTGAAGATTTtagaatttaaattaaatcaaacaatGTATGAATGTACTCTACCTGACAAGACACCAAACATCAAAGATAGATCGTACTGGCCTATTGCAAACTTGAAACATAATAACACTCTGTGCCCGTACATGATGAAATCAGCTAAAGAATTTGCGAGAACAGTacgaaataaacaaattgtaaaatcgAGTGTAAAAACTAAGAAAGTACTTAAACCGTTATCTCTAACTCGTcgcaaaagaaataaaaaactaTCACGTCGTAGAAAGAAAAATGGATAG